TGGCGATGTCGAACCAGTCAATGACGTGCTGCGCAAGCTTGCGGCAATGCGCGCCTATATGCGCCGCATCAACCTTGGCGACGAACCAGATCCCACCATCGCCGAGGCAGTTGGCATGACGGGTCAGGAGATGGAAGCCATGTTCCGACTCCTGGGGATTGCAAAGTACGAGGACCGCTACGTCATTCCGACTGCCCACAGTGAGGTCGCTGCAGCGTTCGCGGACGAGTTGCCCGGGTGTTCGGTCGATTGGGAAGCCAGCCCCGGCGGAGGGGCAATGGGAGAGTCGCAGCCTGTGCCGGTGACGATCGAGAGTTTTCACCTAACCAAGCAGCGGATGGAAGCTGAAAAGTACTCAGATGTCGAGGAGGGACCCCGATGACGGTCACGCTGACTCGGGAGCAGCGGGTCGCTGCTTACCTGGCGATCGCGCGCCTGCTTGCCTACCCAGATCAGGCCGCCACAGCCGAAGTCCCGATGCTTCGACGGCTCAGCAGGGACTTGCCCGACATCGTCGGAAAACCATTGCTGCAGTTCCTCGATCTGACCGCGGACAGGCCATTGTTGGAGCTTCAGTCGGAGTACGTAGCAACATTTGACCTCAAGCGGCGCTGCTGCCTCTACCTGAGCTACTTCCTCAACGGCGACACCCGCCGTCGGGGCATGGCCCTCTGGCGGTTCAAAGAGACCTACCGACTGGCCGGCTGGTCGGTTGAGGGCGGCGAGCTACCCGACTACCTACCGGTGCTGCTGGAGTTCGCTGCCAGCGGGCCCGACGAGGAGTCGGCCGCGTTGGCGATCCTGCACGAGCACCGTGAGG
This sequence is a window from Candidatus Nanopelagicales bacterium. Protein-coding genes within it:
- the narJ gene encoding nitrate reductase molybdenum cofactor assembly chaperone encodes the protein MTVTLTREQRVAAYLAIARLLAYPDQAATAEVPMLRRLSRDLPDIVGKPLLQFLDLTADRPLLELQSEYVATFDLKRRCCLYLSYFLNGDTRRRGMALWRFKETYRLAGWSVEGGELPDYLPVLLEFAASGPDEESAALAILHEHREGLEVLRAALERFAAPQQLVIQALITTLPELTDVQLLAAQELVAAGPPTETVGLEPFGSELLTIGARP